A genome region from Bemisia tabaci chromosome 3, PGI_BMITA_v3 includes the following:
- the LOC109030833 gene encoding uncharacterized protein: MSSRGKRGKGRGKEGVKRQKKEPRDKILGVTKSAIRRLARRAGVKRVSELIYRETRGIIKIFLTNIIHDAITYMEHARRKTVTVVDVIYALRRQGRTVSDFGG; encoded by the coding sequence ATGAGTAGTCGcggaaaaagagggaaaggTCGCGGAAAAGAAGGAGTCAAACGTCAGAAAAAAGAGCCCCGTGATAAAATTTTAGGTGTCACCAAGTCTGCCATCCGCCGGTTAGCCCGCCGAGCTGGAGTCAAACGAGTCTCCGAACTGATCTACAGAGAAACCCGCGGTATCATCAAGATCTTCCTTACAAATATCATCCATGATGCCATCACCTACATGGAACATGCTAGGAGAAAAACAGTCACCGTCGTAGATGTCATTTATGCTCTGAGGCGTCAGGGACGCACAGTCAGCGATTTTGGAGGTTGA